A DNA window from Chryseobacterium sp. MEBOG06 contains the following coding sequences:
- a CDS encoding serine hydrolase domain-containing protein produces the protein MKIKFLLPLFFVPFLLKAQLKSLPTDNRLATELDKIVQKETSDYMKDPSRAGLSVGIFKDGKSYFYNYGTAEIGKSTLPTSKSVYEIASITKTFTGTLLAHALLDGKIKLDDDIRKYIDGNYPNLEFEKHPIKIADLASNSSGLPQFLPDQSETFKKPMDSIAIALSDFYKNYSRKKFYEDLHQVKIDFIPGTKFKYSNVGTQIAGDILEKVYHKSYADLLAEYITKPMQMNKTIIGTDSAKLLTGYNEKGKPMPRNITTLFAPAGGIQSTTEDMVKYIQYHMDKNNKYVQRSHSSGEKNKGDKSGLFWKTHTSDDGNQAIWHTGGTFGFSSVLMIYPSKNMGVILLSNESDAESQGKLYGIADRIIINSSKK, from the coding sequence ATGAAAATAAAATTTCTTTTACCATTGTTTTTTGTGCCCTTTTTACTAAAAGCGCAATTGAAAAGTTTACCTACAGACAATCGCCTTGCTACTGAGCTTGATAAAATTGTCCAGAAGGAAACTTCTGATTATATGAAAGATCCTTCTCGCGCAGGACTCTCAGTTGGAATCTTTAAGGATGGTAAAAGTTATTTTTACAATTACGGAACTGCGGAAATTGGAAAATCAACCCTTCCAACCTCCAAAAGTGTCTATGAAATTGCTTCTATTACAAAAACCTTTACCGGAACCCTTTTAGCCCATGCTTTACTGGACGGTAAAATTAAATTGGATGATGATATCCGGAAATATATAGACGGAAATTATCCAAATCTTGAATTTGAAAAGCATCCGATAAAAATTGCTGATCTTGCCAGTAATTCATCAGGACTGCCCCAGTTTTTACCAGATCAGTCGGAAACTTTTAAAAAGCCGATGGATTCTATTGCAATCGCCTTATCTGATTTTTATAAAAACTATTCCAGGAAAAAGTTTTATGAAGATCTGCATCAGGTAAAAATTGACTTTATTCCCGGAACAAAATTCAAATACTCGAATGTAGGGACACAAATTGCAGGTGACATTTTGGAAAAAGTGTATCATAAAAGCTATGCAGACCTACTTGCTGAGTATATCACAAAGCCAATGCAGATGAATAAAACCATTATTGGTACAGATTCTGCAAAGCTTCTAACCGGTTATAATGAAAAAGGAAAACCAATGCCCCGAAATATTACAACCCTTTTTGCCCCTGCAGGCGGAATTCAGTCTACGACAGAGGATATGGTAAAATATATTCAGTATCATATGGACAAGAACAACAAATATGTTCAGCGGTCTCATAGTTCGGGAGAGAAAAATAAAGGAGATAAATCCGGGTTATTCTGGAAAACTCACACATCTGATGATGGAAACCAGGCCATCTGGCACACGGGAGGTACATTTGGATTTTCAAGTGTGCTGATGATATATCCTTCAAAAAACATGGGAGTTATTCTGCTTTCAAACGAATCAGATGCAGAATCTCAGGGAAAACTGTATGGTATTGCAGACAGAATAATAATAAACAGTAGTAAGAAATAA
- a CDS encoding DinB family protein produces MNYHFQAHRQVRRNLLDILQNTSHEDLLLIPDGFNNNIYWNIAHTVATQQLLHYYLSGNPFRIDKYWIETYKKGTLPNLNVQKSEVEDLEFLLTETSKILMKDYDSDFFSDYTPYTTSFGMDLKSIQDAIIFNNMHESLHYGYVLAQKRAILGENGG; encoded by the coding sequence ATGAATTATCATTTTCAAGCACACAGACAGGTAAGACGAAACCTTTTGGATATTCTTCAGAACACTTCTCATGAAGACCTTCTGCTGATCCCTGATGGTTTCAATAACAATATTTATTGGAATATAGCACATACAGTTGCCACACAGCAGCTTTTGCATTATTACCTGAGCGGAAACCCTTTCCGTATTGATAAATACTGGATTGAAACGTACAAAAAAGGTACTTTACCAAACTTAAATGTTCAAAAATCTGAAGTGGAAGATTTAGAATTTTTACTTACAGAAACTTCAAAGATTTTGATGAAAGATTATGACAGCGACTTCTTTTCAGACTATACCCCTTATACTACCAGTTTCGGAATGGATCTGAAAAGCATTCAGGATGCTATTATCTTTAACAATATGCATGAAAGCCTTCACTACGGTTATGTGCTGGCACAGAAAAGAGCAATTTTAGGAGAGAACGGAGGATAG
- the rlmB gene encoding 23S rRNA (guanosine(2251)-2'-O)-methyltransferase RlmB, producing MKDDFIFGLRPVIEAIEAGKTIDKIFVQNALQGPIYAELKAILAKNKIRPNYVPVEKLNRFTRKNHQGVVAFISDVPFHKVEDIVPQLFEEGKIPFLLILDRLTDVRNFGAICRTAECVGIDAIIIPEKGGAPINSDAIKTSAGAIYNIKICKENNLAHAVDFLQQSGISVYAASEKAQKLIYDVNLTEPCAIVMGNEETGISKEVMHHADEKIKLPIEGKTQSLNVSVACGAILYEAVRQKMTVTPNL from the coding sequence ATGAAAGACGATTTTATTTTCGGGCTGCGTCCCGTGATTGAAGCAATTGAAGCGGGAAAAACGATTGACAAGATCTTTGTGCAAAATGCACTTCAGGGTCCTATTTATGCTGAACTGAAAGCAATTTTGGCTAAAAATAAAATCCGTCCCAATTATGTTCCGGTTGAAAAACTGAACCGTTTTACGAGAAAAAACCACCAGGGTGTGGTTGCTTTTATTTCGGATGTTCCGTTTCATAAAGTGGAGGATATTGTTCCCCAATTATTTGAAGAAGGAAAAATTCCTTTCTTACTGATTCTGGACAGGCTTACTGATGTAAGAAACTTTGGTGCCATCTGCAGAACAGCAGAATGCGTAGGTATTGATGCTATTATCATTCCGGAAAAAGGAGGAGCCCCTATCAATTCTGACGCGATAAAAACATCAGCGGGAGCTATTTATAATATTAAGATCTGCAAAGAAAACAACCTTGCACACGCGGTAGATTTCCTTCAGCAAAGCGGTATTTCTGTATATGCTGCCAGTGAGAAAGCTCAGAAATTGATCTATGATGTCAACCTGACAGAGCCATGCGCTATCGTTATGGGAAATGAAGAGACAGGGATTTCTAAAGAAGTAATGCATCATGCAGATGAAAAAATAAAGCTTCCTATTGAGGGAAAAACTCAATCATTAAATGTTTCTGTAGCATGTGGGGCGATTTTATATGAAGCGGTAAGACAGAAAATGACTGTAACACCCAATCTATAA